In the genome of Altererythrobacter sp. TH136, one region contains:
- the rplE gene encoding 50S ribosomal protein L5 codes for MVDTYTPRLKAKYEAEIAKAMTDKFGYKNAMEVPKLEKIVLNMGVGEASQDKKKVQTAAEEMALIAGQKPVITKAKKSIAQFKLREGMPIGAKVTLRRERMYEFLDRLVTVAMPRIRDFRGLNPKSFDGRGNYAMGLKEQIIFPEISYDRIEKVRGMDIIVTTTAKTDDEARELLRLFGFPFPREEAAAEEQQAAA; via the coding sequence ATGGTTGATACCTACACCCCGCGTCTGAAGGCCAAGTACGAAGCCGAGATCGCCAAGGCGATGACGGACAAGTTCGGCTACAAGAACGCGATGGAAGTGCCCAAGCTCGAGAAGATCGTGCTGAACATGGGCGTGGGCGAAGCGAGCCAGGACAAGAAGAAGGTCCAGACCGCTGCCGAGGAAATGGCCCTGATCGCCGGCCAGAAGCCGGTCATCACCAAGGCCAAGAAGTCGATTGCGCAGTTCAAGCTGCGCGAGGGCATGCCCATCGGGGCGAAGGTCACTCTTCGCCGTGAGCGGATGTACGAATTCCTCGATCGCCTCGTTACCGTGGCAATGCCGCGCATCCGCGACTTTCGCGGGCTGAACCCGAAGAGCTTCGACGGGCGCGGCAACTATGCGATGGGCTTGAAAGAGCAGATCATCTTCCCGGAAATCTCGTACGACCGTATCGAGAAGGTCCGGGGCATGGATATCATCGTCACCACCACGGCGAAGACCGATGACGAGGCGCGCGAGTTGCTGCGCCTGTTCGGTTTCCCGTTCCCGCGCGAAGAAGCCGCTGCTGAAGAGCAGCAGGCTGCCGCGTGA
- the rpsN gene encoding 30S ribosomal protein S14: protein MAKLSSINKNERRKKLVKKYAGKYARLKAIADDQSLDDGERLMARLKLAEIPRNANPTRVRNRCSTTGRPRGVYRKFGLNRIELRDLGNKGLIPGLTKSSW from the coding sequence ATGGCGAAACTGAGTTCCATCAACAAGAACGAGCGGCGCAAGAAGCTCGTGAAGAAGTATGCCGGCAAGTACGCGCGGCTGAAGGCGATTGCCGACGACCAGTCGCTCGACGACGGCGAGCGCCTGATGGCTCGCCTGAAGCTGGCGGAAATCCCGCGCAACGCAAACCCCACCCGGGTGCGCAACCGTTGTTCCACGACCGGGCGTCCTCGCGGCGTCTATCGCAAGTTCGGCCTCAACCGCATCGAACTGCGCGACCTCGGCAACAAGGGCCTGATCCCAGGCCTGACCAAGTCGAGCTGGTGA
- the rpsH gene encoding 30S ribosomal protein S8: MAMTDPLGDMLTRIRNGQQAKKDSVLTPASKLRANVLEVLRREGYIRGFSEDASGAHPALRIELKYFEGEPAIKHVARVSKPGRRVYSGSKELPTIRNGLGITIVSTPRGVLSDAEARTQNVGGEVLAEVF; encoded by the coding sequence ATGGCTATGACCGATCCCCTGGGTGACATGCTCACCCGCATCCGCAACGGCCAGCAGGCGAAGAAGGACTCAGTCCTGACACCTGCCAGCAAACTGCGTGCGAACGTTCTCGAGGTGCTTCGGCGCGAAGGCTACATCCGTGGCTTCAGCGAAGACGCGTCGGGCGCGCACCCCGCGCTGCGGATCGAACTGAAGTATTTTGAAGGCGAGCCCGCGATCAAGCACGTGGCTCGCGTCTCCAAGCCCGGCCGCCGCGTCTATTCCGGTTCCAAGGAACTGCCGACGATCCGCAACGGCCTTGGCATCACCATCGTCTCGACGCCGCGCGGCGTGCTCTCGGATGCCGAAGCACGCACGCAGAACGTCGGCGGCGAAGTGCTGGCGGAGGTATTCTGA
- the rplF gene encoding 50S ribosomal protein L6 — MSRIGKKPVAIPSGVTADINEGTLSVKGPKGTLSMGMSDLIDYQVEDGAISVKPANDTKAARAFWGMQRTLVSNLVEGVSNGFTKTLDIKGVGYRAAAQGKKLKLQLGYSHDVDLDVPEGLEVKTPDQTTVEVSGIDKQAVGQFAAEIRRWRKPEPYKGKGIAYRGEYIFRKEGKKK; from the coding sequence ATGAGCCGCATCGGTAAGAAGCCGGTAGCGATCCCCAGCGGGGTCACTGCCGACATCAATGAGGGCACGCTGTCGGTGAAGGGTCCTAAGGGGACCCTGTCGATGGGTATGTCCGATCTGATCGACTACCAGGTCGAAGACGGTGCGATTTCGGTCAAGCCGGCGAACGACACCAAGGCGGCGCGTGCCTTCTGGGGCATGCAGCGCACACTGGTGTCGAACTTGGTCGAAGGCGTGTCGAACGGCTTCACGAAGACGCTCGACATCAAGGGCGTGGGTTATCGCGCCGCAGCGCAGGGCAAGAAGCTCAAGCTGCAGCTCGGCTACAGCCACGATGTCGATCTCGATGTGCCGGAAGGTCTCGAGGTGAAGACGCCGGACCAGACCACGGTCGAGGTATCGGGCATCGATAAGCAGGCTGTCGGTCAGTTTGCCGCGGAAATCCGCCGCTGGCGCAAGCCGGAACCCTACAAGGGCAAGGGCATCGCCTATCGGGGCGAGTACATCTTCCGCAAGGAAGGGAAGAAGAAGTAA
- the rplR gene encoding 50S ribosomal protein L18 → MAKLSLFARRRRRVRTAIKSRAGDRPRLSIHRTGRHIYAQIIDDKQGRTLAAASTLGVQTSGANVDAAVQVGKTIAEAAKNAGVSTVVFDRGGFLFHGRVKALADAAREGGLEF, encoded by the coding sequence ATGGCCAAGCTTTCCCTCTTCGCACGCCGCCGTCGCCGCGTGCGTACCGCGATCAAGTCGCGCGCCGGCGATCGGCCGCGTCTGTCGATCCACCGCACCGGTCGCCACATCTACGCGCAGATCATCGACGATAAGCAGGGCCGCACGCTGGCCGCTGCAAGCACGCTGGGCGTTCAGACCAGCGGCGCGAACGTCGATGCTGCCGTGCAGGTTGGCAAGACCATCGCCGAAGCCGCCAAGAATGCCGGCGTGAGCACGGTCGTGTTCGACCGCGGCGGGTTCCTTTTCCATGGCCGCGTGAAAGCGCTCGCCGACGCCGCCCGCGAAGGCGGGCTGGAGTTCTGA
- the rpsE gene encoding 30S ribosomal protein S5: MMADENNNEATGTAETQNAVVNEQPAIADTPSEAAATQSADQGAHEQPRSRGGRGGGDRGGNRGGQGGPGGRGGQRGGRRDDRRGGREEEDDGIIEKLVHINRVSKTVKGGKRFGFAALVVVGDGSGRVGFGHGKAREVPEAITKATASAKKKMIRVPLKEGRTLHHDGKGRFGAGKVNVRSAPAGTGIIAGGPMRAVFESLGVADVVTKSVGTSNPYNMIRATFDALQDQTSPKSVAQRRGKKVADLLGRGGASEAEAEADAAAMVE; the protein is encoded by the coding sequence ATGATGGCTGACGAAAACAACAACGAAGCAACCGGCACTGCCGAAACGCAGAACGCGGTCGTCAATGAGCAGCCGGCAATCGCCGATACTCCGTCGGAGGCTGCTGCGACGCAGAGCGCCGACCAGGGCGCGCACGAGCAACCGCGTTCGCGCGGCGGTCGCGGCGGCGGTGACCGTGGCGGCAACCGCGGTGGCCAGGGCGGTCCGGGCGGCCGTGGCGGTCAGCGCGGAGGTCGTCGTGACGATCGCCGTGGTGGACGCGAAGAAGAAGACGACGGCATCATCGAGAAGCTGGTCCACATCAATCGCGTCTCCAAGACGGTGAAGGGCGGCAAGCGCTTCGGTTTCGCCGCGCTGGTCGTGGTGGGTGACGGTTCGGGCCGCGTTGGCTTCGGTCATGGCAAGGCACGCGAAGTGCCGGAAGCCATCACCAAGGCGACCGCTTCGGCGAAGAAGAAGATGATCCGCGTGCCGCTGAAGGAAGGCCGTACGCTGCATCACGACGGCAAGGGCCGTTTCGGTGCTGGCAAGGTCAACGTCCGCAGCGCGCCTGCCGGTACCGGCATCATCGCCGGTGGCCCGATGCGCGCCGTGTTCGAAAGCCTGGGCGTGGCCGACGTGGTGACCAAGTCGGTCGGCACTTCCAACCCCTACAACATGATCCGCGCCACGTTCGACGCGTTGCAGGACCAGACTTCGCCGAAGTCGGTTGCCCAGCGTCGCGGCAAGAAAGTCGCCGACCTGCTGGGTCGCGGCGGCGCGAGCGAGGCCGAGGCGGAAGCCGACGCCGCGGCGATGGTGGAGTAA
- the rpmD gene encoding 50S ribosomal protein L30, with the protein MATIKLKQIGSPIRRPESQKKILIGLGLGKMHRVVEVEDSAEVRGAIAKLPHMVEIVD; encoded by the coding sequence ATGGCAACTATCAAGCTCAAGCAGATCGGCAGCCCGATCCGCCGTCCCGAAAGCCAGAAGAAGATCCTGATCGGTCTGGGCCTGGGCAAGATGCACCGCGTGGTGGAGGTCGAAGATTCGGCCGAAGTCCGCGGCGCGATTGCCAAGCTGCCCCACATGGTCGAGATCGTCGACTGA
- the rplO gene encoding 50S ribosomal protein L15, protein MKLNEIRDNEGARHRKMRVGRGIGSGKGKTAGRGQKGAKARSGVSVNGFEGGQMPLHMRIPKRGFNALNPKDHAEVNLGMVQKFIDAGKLDASGTIDHDALKAAGLGRNAKHGVRLLGKGELTAKVSFRVAGASKGAIEAVEKAGGSVEVIEKGQPEHEKKAARAAANKAAKAK, encoded by the coding sequence ATGAAACTGAACGAAATCCGCGACAACGAAGGCGCCCGTCACCGCAAGATGCGGGTTGGCCGGGGCATCGGTTCGGGCAAGGGCAAGACCGCCGGCCGTGGCCAGAAGGGTGCCAAGGCGCGCTCGGGCGTTAGCGTCAACGGGTTCGAAGGCGGCCAGATGCCACTTCACATGCGGATCCCGAAGCGCGGTTTCAACGCGCTGAACCCCAAGGATCACGCAGAGGTCAACCTCGGCATGGTGCAGAAGTTCATCGATGCCGGAAAGCTCGATGCCAGCGGCACCATCGATCACGATGCGCTGAAGGCTGCCGGTCTTGGCCGGAACGCCAAGCACGGCGTGCGCCTGCTCGGCAAGGGTGAGCTGACCGCCAAGGTCAGCTTCCGTGTCGCCGGTGCCAGCAAGGGCGCGATCGAGGCGGTCGAGAAGGCCGGGGGCTCGGTCGAGGTGATCGAGAAGGGTCAGCCCGAGCACGAAAAGAAGGCTGCTCGCGCAGCGGCCAACAAGGCTGCCAAAGCCAAGTAA
- the secY gene encoding preprotein translocase subunit SecY, with protein MASRADNIASSLSLANFSKATELKNRIWFTVGALIVFRFLSFVPLPGVNPLVLEQLYAQTQGGILDLFNTFSGGSLERMSLIALGIMPYITASIVIQLAASLHPALAALKKEGASGRQKLNQYTRYGTVFLCAVQGWFLASGLEAYGASSGLQAVIFPGLTFRITAVISLVGGSMFLLWLGEQITSRGIGNGVSLIIMAGIVAQFPSFIANMFEGGRSGSISPFVIVAFIAMIVGLIIFIAFMERAQRQLLIQYPKRASQRGMMQADRSHLPLKLNTAGVIPPIFASSLLLLPLTITQFAGQSIDPEGSAGGVINTLNFYLQHGQPLYLALYAIGIVFFCFFYTAVVFNPEETADNLKKNGGFIPGIRPGKRTQDYLDYVLTRITVIGAAYLTLVCVLPEYMIAQTGIPLFLGGTSLLIVVNVTVDTISQIQSHLLAHQYGDLIKKAKLKGRLR; from the coding sequence ATGGCATCACGCGCCGACAACATCGCCAGCTCCCTGAGCCTGGCGAATTTCTCCAAGGCTACCGAGCTCAAGAACCGTATCTGGTTCACGGTCGGCGCCTTGATCGTATTCCGCTTCCTGAGCTTCGTGCCGCTGCCGGGCGTCAACCCGCTGGTGCTCGAGCAACTCTATGCGCAGACGCAGGGCGGTATTCTCGATCTGTTCAACACTTTTTCGGGCGGCAGCCTCGAGCGCATGAGCCTCATCGCGCTCGGCATCATGCCGTACATCACGGCCTCGATCGTGATCCAGCTGGCAGCCTCGCTCCACCCCGCACTTGCGGCGCTGAAGAAGGAAGGCGCAAGCGGCCGGCAGAAGCTCAATCAGTACACGCGTTACGGCACGGTGTTCCTGTGCGCGGTGCAGGGCTGGTTCCTGGCATCGGGCCTTGAAGCGTACGGCGCTTCAAGCGGCCTGCAGGCGGTGATCTTCCCGGGTCTGACTTTCCGCATCACCGCTGTAATCAGTCTGGTGGGTGGATCGATGTTCCTGTTGTGGCTGGGTGAGCAGATCACCAGCCGCGGCATCGGCAACGGCGTGTCGCTGATCATCATGGCGGGTATCGTCGCCCAGTTCCCGAGCTTCATCGCCAACATGTTCGAGGGCGGCCGTTCGGGTTCCATCAGCCCTTTCGTGATCGTTGCGTTCATCGCGATGATTGTCGGCCTGATCATCTTTATCGCGTTCATGGAGCGGGCCCAGCGCCAACTGCTGATCCAGTATCCGAAGCGAGCTAGCCAGCGCGGCATGATGCAGGCCGACCGCAGCCACCTGCCGCTCAAGCTCAACACGGCGGGCGTCATTCCGCCGATTTTCGCCAGTTCGCTGTTGCTGCTGCCGCTGACGATCACGCAGTTCGCCGGGCAGTCCATCGATCCAGAGGGGTCCGCCGGGGGCGTGATCAACACGCTCAATTTCTACCTGCAGCACGGGCAGCCGCTGTATCTGGCGCTCTACGCCATCGGCATCGTGTTCTTCTGTTTCTTCTACACCGCGGTGGTCTTCAACCCCGAGGAGACCGCGGACAACCTGAAGAAGAACGGCGGGTTCATTCCGGGCATTCGGCCCGGCAAGCGGACGCAGGACTACCTGGATTATGTGCTCACCCGGATCACGGTGATCGGTGCGGCGTATCTGACCTTGGTCTGCGTCCTTCCCGAATACATGATCGCGCAGACTGGCATCCCGCTGTTCCTGGGCGGTACCAGCCTCCTGATCGTCGTGAACGTGACTGTGGATACCATCAGCCAGATCCAGTCTCACCTGCTGGCGCATCAGTACGGTGATCTGATCAAGAAGGCGAAATTGAAGGGCCGTCTTCGCTAA
- a CDS encoding adenylate kinase, producing the protein MNIILLGPPGAGKGTQAQRLVERRGMRQLSTGDMLRAAVKAGTPVGLEAKAVMERGELVSDEIVSRLIDAELTAMGADTGAIFDGYPRTEAQAQALDEILAAHGRKLDYVIELDVNEDALVERITGRFTCASCGEGYNDDYKRPAQLGVCDRCGSTEFKRRPDDNEQTVRTRMAEYRAKTAPILPIYEARGIVHQINGMAEIDQVTQAIETILAG; encoded by the coding sequence GTGAACATCATCCTTCTCGGACCGCCCGGTGCAGGCAAGGGCACGCAAGCGCAGCGGCTGGTCGAACGCCGTGGCATGCGCCAGCTGTCCACCGGCGACATGCTGCGGGCGGCGGTGAAGGCCGGCACTCCGGTGGGCCTGGAAGCCAAGGCGGTGATGGAACGTGGCGAACTCGTTTCGGACGAGATCGTTTCCCGCCTTATCGATGCGGAACTCACCGCGATGGGCGCGGACACCGGCGCTATCTTTGACGGCTATCCGCGCACCGAAGCGCAGGCCCAGGCGCTTGATGAAATCCTGGCCGCGCATGGCCGCAAGCTTGATTACGTGATCGAGCTGGATGTGAACGAAGATGCCCTGGTCGAGCGGATCACGGGGCGCTTCACCTGCGCCAGCTGCGGCGAAGGCTACAACGACGACTACAAGCGCCCAGCTCAACTCGGGGTGTGCGATCGCTGCGGATCGACCGAGTTCAAGCGCCGGCCAGACGACAACGAACAGACCGTCCGCACCCGCATGGCAGAATATCGTGCGAAGACCGCGCCGATCCTGCCGATCTACGAAGCGCGCGGCATCGTTCACCAGATCAACGGAATGGCTGAGATCGACCAGGTCACGCAGGCGATCGAGACGATCCTCGCAGGATAA
- a CDS encoding SRPBCC family protein, producing the protein MASVLIMPWAPAHGEVAESSPTHFVTRATVTVKAVPKAAWLALTDPAGWWDDEHTWSGSAANLSLVPQGGGCFCERIPEKDGAADVGLAGSAQHMTVVMAEPMKVLRMRGALGPLQSEPVDGVLSITLQPANGGGTKLVWEYAVGGHLRYPVATISKAVDGVMSQQLDRLADKLGRQAPYENSPADNENPHAAGLALTQPTGVVKQRRRCKARVLPLSPRPTACEALTLRQNRTKRPPHSTTADSPAGDCDSARHPGFLP; encoded by the coding sequence ATGGCCAGCGTGCTGATCATGCCGTGGGCACCGGCACATGGCGAAGTCGCGGAATCCTCGCCCACTCATTTCGTCACCCGCGCCACCGTTACGGTGAAGGCCGTGCCCAAGGCGGCGTGGCTGGCGCTGACCGATCCCGCAGGATGGTGGGACGATGAGCACACCTGGTCAGGGTCGGCGGCCAACCTGTCGCTCGTGCCCCAAGGGGGCGGCTGCTTCTGCGAACGGATTCCGGAAAAAGACGGAGCAGCCGACGTCGGCCTCGCAGGAAGCGCCCAGCATATGACCGTGGTCATGGCAGAGCCGATGAAGGTCCTTCGCATGCGCGGCGCACTCGGTCCGCTGCAGAGCGAGCCGGTGGATGGCGTCCTGTCAATCACGCTCCAGCCCGCCAATGGTGGCGGCACCAAGCTGGTTTGGGAGTACGCGGTGGGCGGGCATCTGCGCTATCCCGTCGCGACGATTTCCAAAGCTGTTGACGGGGTCATGAGCCAGCAGCTCGACAGACTTGCGGACAAACTCGGTCGCCAGGCGCCGTACGAGAACTCCCCCGCCGATAATGAAAATCCACACGCAGCCGGACTGGCTTTGACCCAACCGACAGGCGTTGTAAAACAGCGCCGGCGATGCAAAGCGCGTGTCCTGCCGCTATCGCCGCGGCCCACCGCGTGTGAGGCATTGACCCTGCGGCAGAATCGCACTAAGCGGCCCCCTCATTCGACAACAGCGGATAGTCCGGCAGGCGATTGCGATAGTGCACGCCATCCGGGCTTTTTGCCGTAA
- the rpsM gene encoding 30S ribosomal protein S13, whose protein sequence is MARIAGVNLPTNKRVIIALTYIHGIGPTTAVKIADKLGIDHSRRVSDLSDAEVLQIRETIDADYAVEGDLRRETAMNIKRLMDLASYRGLRHRKGLPVRGQRTHTNARTRKGKAKPIAGKKK, encoded by the coding sequence GTGGCTCGTATTGCCGGGGTAAACCTCCCCACCAACAAGCGCGTGATTATCGCGCTCACCTACATCCACGGGATTGGCCCGACCACCGCGGTCAAGATCGCCGACAAGCTTGGCATCGATCACAGCCGCCGCGTGTCTGACCTGTCGGACGCCGAAGTGCTGCAGATCCGCGAGACGATTGACGCCGATTATGCTGTCGAGGGTGACCTGCGCCGCGAGACGGCGATGAACATCAAGCGTCTGATGGACCTCGCCAGCTATCGCGGTCTGCGTCACCGCAAGGGCCTGCCGGTCCGCGGTCAGCGCACTCACACCAACGCCCGTACCCGCAAGGGCAAGGCCAAGCCGATCGCCGGCAAGAAGAAGTAA
- the rpsK gene encoding 30S ribosomal protein S11 — protein sequence MAREPQRIRRRERKNITSGVAHVNASFNNTMITITDAQGNAISWSSAGMMGFKGSRKSTPYAAQVAADDAGKKAAEHGVRTLEVEVKGPGSGRESALRALQAVGFTITSIRDVTPIPHNGVRPSKRRRV from the coding sequence ATGGCTCGTGAACCTCAGCGCATCCGCAGGCGGGAGCGCAAGAACATCACCAGCGGCGTCGCGCACGTGAACGCCAGCTTCAACAACACGATGATCACCATCACCGACGCACAAGGCAATGCGATCAGCTGGTCTTCGGCCGGCATGATGGGCTTCAAGGGCAGCCGTAAGTCGACTCCCTACGCGGCCCAGGTCGCGGCTGACGATGCCGGCAAGAAAGCTGCCGAGCACGGTGTCCGCACCCTCGAGGTCGAGGTCAAGGGTCCCGGCTCGGGACGCGAAAGCGCACTGCGCGCGTTGCAGGCGGTCGGGTTCACGATCACCTCGATCCGTGACGTGACGCCGATCCCGCACAACGGCGTTCGCCCGTCGAAGCGCCGCCGCGTCTGA
- a CDS encoding DNA-directed RNA polymerase subunit alpha: MAVNTKNWQELKKPNNLEVKDAAKGRRATFVAEPLERGYGLTLGNALRRVLLSSLQGAAITSIKIENVLHEFSSLAGVREDVTDIVLNVKQIALKMEGEGPKRLQLAATGPGEVTAGDIAVSGDIEVMNKNLVICHLDEGANLNMELTADTGKGYVPAVGNRPVDAPIGLIPVDSLYSPVRQVSYKVENARVGQELDFDKLSLTVETDGTVTPEDAVAYAARILQDQLALFVHFEDGIPQASSPMIGMAAQPEESDANQLNRYLLKKVDELELSVRSANCLKNDNIIYIGDLVQKTEAEMLRTPNFGRKSLNEIKEVLSSMGLRLGMDIPGWPPENIEEMAKKLEQELLG, encoded by the coding sequence ATGGCCGTCAACACCAAGAACTGGCAGGAACTCAAGAAGCCCAACAATCTGGAAGTGAAGGACGCTGCCAAGGGCCGCCGCGCGACCTTCGTCGCCGAACCGCTCGAGCGCGGCTATGGCCTCACTCTCGGCAATGCCTTGCGCCGTGTGCTTCTATCGAGCCTTCAGGGCGCGGCGATCACATCGATCAAGATCGAGAACGTGCTCCACGAATTCTCCAGCCTCGCCGGCGTGCGCGAGGATGTGACCGACATCGTTCTCAATGTGAAGCAGATTGCGCTCAAGATGGAAGGCGAGGGGCCCAAGCGGCTCCAGCTCGCCGCTACCGGTCCGGGTGAAGTGACCGCGGGTGACATCGCGGTATCGGGCGATATTGAGGTGATGAACAAGAACCTCGTCATCTGCCACCTCGACGAGGGCGCCAACCTCAACATGGAGCTGACCGCCGACACCGGTAAGGGCTATGTGCCAGCCGTTGGGAACCGCCCGGTCGACGCGCCGATCGGCCTGATCCCGGTGGACTCGCTGTATTCGCCTGTTCGCCAGGTGAGCTACAAGGTCGAGAACGCCCGCGTCGGGCAGGAGCTCGATTTCGACAAGCTCAGCCTGACGGTCGAGACCGACGGCACCGTGACTCCCGAGGACGCGGTGGCTTATGCCGCGCGCATCCTGCAGGACCAGCTGGCGCTGTTCGTCCACTTCGAGGACGGCATTCCGCAGGCGAGCTCGCCGATGATCGGCATGGCCGCGCAGCCGGAAGAGAGCGACGCCAACCAGCTCAACCGTTACCTTCTCAAGAAGGTCGACGAGCTGGAGCTGTCGGTGCGTTCGGCCAATTGCCTCAAGAACGACAACATCATCTACATCGGCGATCTGGTCCAGAAGACCGAGGCCGAGATGCTCCGCACACCGAACTTCGGCCGCAAGAGCCTGAACGAGATCAAGGAAGTCTTGAGCTCGATGGGCCTGCGCCTCGGCATGGACATCCCTGGCTGGCCGCCGGAAAACATCGAGGAAATGGCCAAGAAGCTCGAGCAGGAACTGCTCGGCTGA
- the rplQ gene encoding 50S ribosomal protein L17 translates to MRHGHSGRKLQRKSGHRAALLRNLAAALIKHEQILTTTPKAKELRPYVEKLITLAKRGGLSNRRLAISRLGDDVQLKKLFDVLAERYAGRDGGYTRVIKAGLRASDAAPMAVIELVDRDVAAKGQDSGPVQNADEDELEAA, encoded by the coding sequence ATGCGTCACGGACATTCAGGCCGTAAGCTGCAGCGCAAGAGCGGCCACCGCGCCGCCCTGCTGCGCAACCTCGCCGCCGCGCTGATCAAGCATGAGCAGATCCTCACCACCACGCCGAAGGCGAAGGAACTGCGTCCTTACGTCGAGAAGCTGATCACGCTCGCCAAGCGCGGCGGTCTGTCGAACCGGCGCCTTGCGATCAGCCGCCTGGGTGATGACGTACAGCTCAAGAAGCTGTTCGATGTTCTGGCCGAGCGCTACGCCGGGCGCGATGGCGGCTACACCCGCGTGATCAAAGCCGGTCTGCGCGCCAGCGATGCGGCGCCGATGGCGGTGATCGAGCTGGTCGACCGTGATGTGGCGGCCAAGGGCCAGGATTCGGGTCCGGTGCAGAATGCGGATGAGGATGAGCTGGAAGCAGCCTGA
- a CDS encoding trimeric intracellular cation channel family protein, whose product MTPQVLPPILDLAGVAVFALTGALLAARLRQTFVTMAFFALVTGVGGGSLRDMLLGAPAFWLRDPWVAPVIFATALIAWFTPRRWWEGELLEWADAAGLAAFSVLGAAKALGYGVAPVPAAVLGVVTGCIGGVARDVIAGEPSIIMRPELYVTAAALAAAVTVVGTLLQMPEGITWAIAWTAGFALRGAAIRFRLALPAYREP is encoded by the coding sequence ATGACCCCGCAGGTCCTGCCGCCGATTCTCGACCTCGCGGGCGTTGCGGTGTTCGCTTTGACCGGCGCGCTCCTGGCGGCACGGCTTCGGCAGACGTTCGTGACCATGGCGTTCTTCGCCCTGGTGACGGGAGTGGGCGGAGGATCGCTGCGCGACATGCTCTTGGGCGCACCCGCGTTCTGGCTTCGCGACCCATGGGTGGCGCCAGTCATCTTCGCCACCGCTCTGATCGCCTGGTTCACACCGCGGCGGTGGTGGGAGGGGGAACTGCTCGAATGGGCGGATGCCGCCGGGCTCGCCGCCTTCTCCGTGCTGGGTGCCGCAAAAGCGCTGGGCTATGGCGTGGCCCCGGTGCCCGCCGCGGTGCTCGGCGTCGTGACCGGGTGCATCGGCGGTGTAGCGCGGGACGTCATCGCGGGGGAACCGTCGATCATCATGCGGCCCGAACTTTACGTCACCGCGGCCGCCCTTGCCGCGGCCGTGACCGTGGTGGGTACGCTTCTTCAAATGCCCGAAGGGATCACCTGGGCCATCGCGTGGACGGCAGGGTTCGCCTTGCGCGGGGCGGCAATCCGCTTTCGTCTCGCTCTCCCCGCGTACCGTGAGCCTTAG
- a CDS encoding PepSY domain-containing protein: protein MVASRWMARFARWHIWLGWLIAVPLLLWMLSGIAMVARPIEEVRGEHLRIKLPPQPLPGNPQVVEIRSLVQRGRPVTLVTRADGSLQRYATGTGAPLNVDVAEARAIAASDIRGGDQVDAVRAFSARNPPLELRKPVATWQVSLVDGTHVYINRGSGEIEAVRTRWWRFYDVMWGLHIMDLQTREDAHNPFVVVFALIALIGALLGTVLLFRRRRARVGI, encoded by the coding sequence ATGGTGGCATCCCGCTGGATGGCGCGGTTCGCGCGGTGGCACATCTGGCTCGGCTGGCTGATCGCCGTGCCGTTGCTGCTGTGGATGCTGAGCGGGATCGCGATGGTCGCGCGCCCGATCGAGGAGGTGCGCGGCGAGCACTTGCGGATCAAGCTCCCGCCCCAGCCGCTGCCAGGCAATCCACAAGTCGTCGAAATACGCAGCCTCGTTCAGCGAGGGCGACCGGTGACACTGGTCACGCGCGCCGATGGATCACTGCAGCGCTATGCCACCGGCACCGGCGCGCCGCTGAACGTCGACGTTGCCGAAGCGCGCGCGATAGCTGCCAGCGACATCAGGGGAGGCGACCAGGTGGACGCCGTGCGCGCCTTTTCGGCTCGCAACCCCCCGCTCGAGCTTCGCAAGCCCGTCGCGACCTGGCAGGTCTCGCTGGTTGACGGCACTCACGTCTACATCAATCGCGGTAGCGGCGAGATCGAAGCCGTGCGCACGCGGTGGTGGCGGTTCTATGACGTCATGTGGGGATTGCACATCATGGACCTGCAAACGCGTGAGGATGCCCACAACCCGTTCGTGGTCGTATTCGCCCTCATTGCGTTGATCGGAGCACTGCTGGGGACCGTGCTGCTGTTTCGGCGGCGGCGCGCGCGCGTGGGCATATGA